ACCCAAAAAAAACTATTCTTACCTATGTCAAAGCCAACGGCAGCGCACCTTTTAACGATTGGTTAGAAAACCTCAAAAATAGAAAAGCCCGTGCCATAGTTCGGACGAGAATTAACCGCCTTCGATTGGGTAACTTGGGTGATTGTAAATCTGTAGGAGAGGGAGTAAGCGAACTGAGAATCAAGTTTGGTGCTGGCTATCGAGTTTATTTTGGACAAGAAGGAAATACTATCATCATTTTGTTATCTGGTGGTGATAAAAATAGTCAGGATCAAAATATCAAAAAAGCCAAGCAATATTGGCAAGATTACAAGAGGCGTAGCAATGACTAGAACTAGAAGTTATAAAGACGATTTATTAAAAGCTTTAACCAACCCCATTGAAGCCAGAGAATATCTCAATGCAGCTTTAGAAGACGAAAACCCAGAAGTTTTTTTACTGGCACTCAGAGATGTAGTAGAAGCTAACAGCACCATGAGCGAACTAGAACAAGCTACTAACCGCAATCGCGAGAGTTTATCCAAAACCCTCTCCGAAAAAGGCAATCCTCAACTCAATAATATTCGCAGTATTCTCAGTAATTTAGGTTTTAAATTAACTGTAGATACTAAAAATTAGGGAGGAGAAAACATATTACAGTTGCTAAAACCCATCGTCGAAATAGTTCGACAATAATGCAATAGTTGCTATTCTTTCCTTGGTAGTCCTGCATAGGAATGGTCAATGGAAGCTGGAAATCCCGCAATGCTGTTACCAATATCATTACAATGCACTACTACCAGAATTATGAGGAACTGGCTCTTCTAGAGTAAGTATGGCAAATTAGCAACAAAAGCTCCAATGTAACAGCACTCTTCTTCTAAAATTATCGAAAATTTTATCGGCTCTCCTAGACTAGATATACTAATTTATACATTGATAGCAGCTCAATCCCTAGTCAATTCAGGGGATGCAATGAAACAAAAATCAAATTTTAGAAAAATTTGATTTTTACAATTCCGTAAAGCTTACCATGCAAGCTTTTTGGGCGTTATTTGCTATTATTTTTCCATAACCACCCTAGGAGAGCCATTTTATCCTCCGATTCTTATTAAATTGTCATAGCTAATCTAGAAGAGCCATGATTTGTTGGGTACTGACGTTTTACTTTTGAGTATTTTGATTCTGTTATTTGTGTTAAAAAAATAAACGATTTCCTCTCTCCACATCAAACCAATGTAGAGAGTGTTTGGGAAGGGCAAGCTCTACTTCCTCTCGATCCCAAGTTTGATCAATCGGAATCAGACTCCGTAACTGTTTTTCTCCTGCCCCTTCGACTTCTACCGTTAAGAGTTGTTCTTTCCCCAAATCTTCCACCAAAATGACTTTCCCTTTGACGATGTGTTGATCGCCATCGGTGGCAAGGCGGACATCTTCCGGGCGAATGCCAAGGATAATTTGCGAAGGAATTTCAGTTAAACCAGGGAGGGTAATCCCAAAATTTCCGAACATCGCTTGTTGTCCTTTACAGTTGAGAGTAATCAGGTTCATTTGCGGACTCCCCATAAAGCCAGCAACAAAGCTATTGGCGGGATAATTATAAATTTGATAGGGGGTATCCAATTGTTGCAATACACCATCATAGAGGAGGGCAATGCGAGTGGAAAGGGTCATTGCCTCAGTTTGGTCGTGCGTTACGTAAACCACTGGCTTATTCTGGGACTTAAAAATTTGTTTGAGTTCTGCACGAACTTGTTCCCGCAACAATGCATCCAAGTTACTCAGCGGTTCATCCAGTAAAAACACTTCCGGTTCGCGCACCAAAGCCCGTGCTACTGCAACCCGCTGCCGTTGTCCGCCTGAAAGCTGACCGGGTTTACGTTCTAGTAACGATTCCTCTAAATCTAACTTTTGGACAACTTGATTAATCCGTTGTTCAATTTCACTGGTTGGAGTTTTACGAATTTTAAGGGGAGAGGCAATATTTTCCGCTACCGTCATGTGGGGGTATAGGGCGTAACTTTGAAACACCATTGCCACATTTCTTTCACCAGGCGGAACACTATTAACAGTATTGCCATTAATCACAATTTGCCCTTTGGTTGGTTCTTCTAAACCCGCGATTAAGCGTAAGGTGGTTGATTTACCACAGCCCGAGGGACCAACAAAGGTAAGAAATTCCCCATCATCTACATCAACGGATAATTCTTTAATGGGAACAGTTTTGGAATTGTATTCTTTACGGAGGTTTTGCAGTTGTAGTTTTGCCATTATTGTTTGTTCCTTATTATTGCCTTAAACGATGAACTAATTATTAATTTTTAATTGGTAATTGGTTTACCCCTTGACAGCACCAGCAGTGAGTCCTTGGACAATGCGACGTTGGAAGAATAAAACGAGGAGAACCAGGGGAAGCGTACCCGCAACCGTTGCCGCGGCAATGGGACCATAAGGAATTTCAAAAATGGATGATCCGCCAATTTGAGCTGTTGCCACGGGGATTGTTTTCATACTTTCTTCCGTGACAAAGGTTAAGGCAAAGATAAATTCATTCCAAGCAAAAATAAAGGCAAGAATTCCCGTTGTCACTAAAGCAGGAACGGTCATGGGTAAGACAATTCGCACTAACATTTGGACCGTATTATAGCCATCGACTTTTGCTGAATCTTCTAAGTCTTTCGGCAATTGTTGGAAAAACGTTCTTAAAACGAGAATAGTTAAGGGTAAGTTCTTGCCGGCATAGGGAATAATTAAAGCAAGATAGTTATTGCCTAAATTGAGCGCTTTGACCACTTCAAATAAGCCTAAAAACAGTAAAACATAGGGGAAAAGCGTCACAATCAGTACGATCGCGACTAAAACTTTCTCGCCGGGAATCCGTAGTCTCGCCAAAGCATAAGCCGCGGGGGCACCAGTGACTAACGCGATTAAAGTCGCCGTTGCCGCAACAAATAAACTATTAAAAATATAGAGGAGAAAGGGACGACGACTGAATAAATTCATGTAGTGATCAAAGGTCAGTTGATCCAGACGGGGTAAATAAACATTGGGAACTGTGGCAATCGCCTCGTTAATTTTGAAAGAGGTTAAGACTTGCCATAAGGCAGGGGCAAGACAGAAAACGGCAACAAAAATAATGCCGACAACAAGGGCGATCTTGCGGTTGGGAAGTTTGGGTTTGGGCGAGGTAGCGGTCGTCGTTGCTGTCTGTTTTTGCGCGATCGTCATGTTTTATTGTTCTCCTGTGACATTCACATCCGTTTTAGACAAAATGAATGCTGCAATTGCAACAGCAATAATTAAAATCAAAAACGTAATGACAATTAAGGCTGCACCGTAACCAAAGTCTAAATAGCGCATGACGGTGTCATAAATATACAAAGAAACCGTTTCTGTGGAACCCGCCGGTCCGCCGCCAGTCATCACGGTCACTAACTCGAAAATGCCAAAAGCTTGAGCGAAGCGAAATAATAAGGCAATAATCATCTGTGGAGCGATTAAGGGTAGCGTAATAGTGAAAAAGTTCTGTACTGGATTGGCCCCATCTAGAGAATGGGCTTCGTATAAGTCTTGGGGAATTGCTTGTAACCCCGCTAAAAGAATTACGGCAATAAATGGGGTGGTTTTCCAAACATCGGCCAGAATCAGAGCAAACATGGCACGAGTGGGATCCCCCAGCCAGGTAATGCCAGAATCAATCACACCAACACCTCTGAGAAGGTCATTGACCACACCATATTGGTCGTTAAAAATCCATGCCCAGGCTAAGCCCATCACTGCCGTGGGTAACGCCCAAGGTAAGATACCAACCGTTCTCAAAATACCGCGACCGCGAAATTTTTGGTCGAGAACGAGGGCAACAGCAATGCCTAAGAGTAACTCTAACAGCAGAGAGAAAAAGGTAAAAATAGTCGTATTGCCGATACTATTCCAAAACCGACCATCCCCGAACATCCGAGCATAGTTTTCTAACCCCGTAAAAATGGGTTCGAGTTGAGTGCCTAAGTTTTCGGTAAATAAACTCAACCAGAAGGCGCGTCCAATGGGATAGGCAAAGACTAAAATCAGGATAATTAAGGCGGGTAAAGAGAGTAACCAACCGGTGAGTTGGTCTCGCTGTCGAATAGAATTCAGTTTCATACTTGTCTTACTGAGAACGCTTCAATAGGGTACGGGTTTCTCTCGCTGCTGCATTCATCGCCGCTTCTGCAGACATGGTTCCAGAAATGGCAGCACTGAGATAGCGTTGTAGAATATCGGAGGCTTGGGAATATTGCGCGATCGGGGGACGTAAAACCGCGTTTTCAATGACATTTAAGAGTTCCGGTAAATAAGTATATTTTTCCACTAATTCAGGATCATCAAAGAGGTCTCGCCGACTGGGAACATATCCCGTTTGTAGCGCATATTTTTTCTGGGTTTCCGCGCGACTGAAATATTCCACGACTCGCCAGGCAGCATCTGGATGATCGGTACTTTGAGCAATTCCCATTCCCCATCCTCCTTGACAGGCACCACTCTTACTACCAGCGGCGTGTGGCATCGGTTTAATGGTAAATTGCCCTGCAATCTCTGATTCTGAGGCTAAACCATAAACATAGGGCCAGTTTCTTAAAAATGCAGTCTCACCGTTTTGGAATAAGCGTCGCGTGGGTTCCTCGCTATAAGTGGTAACACCAGGAGGGGAAACCCCTTCTTCAATGGTGTTTCGCAGAAAGTTTACGGCTTCTATGGCTTTGGGTTGGTCTAAGCCTACTTCGAGGGTATCGGGGTTAACCCAAAATGCATCAAATCCTTCTAGGATTTCCACAAACATTGCAGATAGCCCTTCATACTGTTTCCCTTGCCAGGTATAGCCCCACGACGTGTAATCTTGTTCTTGTAGCGCTTTAGAAATTTCTATTAATTCTGCAAATGTATCTGGTGGTTCATAACCCGCTTCTTGAAGCCAATCCGTGCGATAGTACAACATCCCAGCATCTGAACGAAAGGGCATCCGATAAAGTCCATCTTCATATCTGCCGCCGTTCACATCGCCGTCTAAAAACTCATCTAATTCTTCTTGAGACACGCGATTGGATAAATCTTTTAACCACCCGGCTGCTGCAAACTTGGGCGTCCAGACAATATCCATATAAACCAAATCATAAGGAGAATCTCCCAGTAAAAAAGCGGACGTATAAAGGTCTTCAACTTGGTTAGTATCATTGGGCGCTTCAACCACTTCGAGCCGAATATCAGGATTTTCTTCGTTAAAGTCTTCGACAATGGGTTCTAATTGTGCTGCTTCTAAGGCTTGAATCAGTACTTTCACGTTTGTCGGTTGTTGACTTTTCACGACCGTGACGAGCAACGGAATCGAAATGACGGTTGCTAGAAAAATGATCAAAGGTTGGAGTTTTTTTCGATTTTGAATGAATCGAAAGAATGATTTTAAGTAGTTTTTGATTGGGAACATAATCTATTAGTGAAAAAACATTTGCTAACGCTAGTAATAAATGCTTATCCCACTAAATAAAATCGCTTTGCCCATGTATTTTAGAGCAAACTATTGGCAGAAATCACATTAATTTTAAGAAAAGTCACAATTATGGAACTTTTTCTCAAAATCTACCTTAAGCCAGGCGACAAATCAAAAAATATTCTTTTACGATACGGGACTACTCAAAATAAAAACTAGAGTTGATTGTAGAATTCTCTCACGTTCCAAAAATACGCTTTGTCTACGTTCTCTTGAGACATCTTTACGTTATTGAGTAACATCCAAAAGTTAGGAAGAACAAATAACTTAATGACTAATGACTAATGACTAAATCCCGAATCGGCTTTTCAATTAAACATTGCCAATGACAAGTGTAGAGATTCGGTTTTTGCACCCCCACACTAGCCAGAGCGGGAGCAGCGGGAAAGGGCCAAACGCGATCAAAAATCAAGGTATCGTCTTGAAAGCCAAATTGAAGTAAATAGACGCCGGGTTGAGCAGAAAGGGCATGAAGAAGTTGATAGCCAACGTGATATAAAGATTGGCGCTTATCATCAGGAAAATCAATCGGTTGTTGGAAAGAGTTAGGCAGTTGTGTTTCTCCAATCACTTCGCCATACAGGGGCCCCTTGGCGGTAAAAACAATCGGTAGCCAATAGCTGCCATGCCAAATTTTTCTAAACTTATTTCCCGTTCGTAAGTTTAAGTTTTCTTCTACCCATTTACGAGTTCCTTTAATATCGCGGCAGGTTTGGAATAATTTTGCTCTGGGAAACTTAAATTGAGGCGGCAGTTCAATGGTTAAAGGGCAACAAATCCAATCGGGGTCGTTGGGATCATACCAATTCACTTGATGGAGAAGTTGATGCGCCGCAATCATTTTGACCACGGCTGGGCGGTTAGTGTAGGCAAGGGGCTGTGTGCGGAATTCATTTCCGTCCTCACTAAAGCTCCGGCCTGAAAGCCCTGCACCGGACTTTAAGTCCGGTGTAGCGCTGACTACTGTTTCTTCTGTAGTTTCACTAACAATCGCATCTTTTAAGGCGGCTGCCATCCGCTGGGTAGCTGGAGAAGTCGAAAGGACGGTCCCTTGGTTGGACACCTGTTGAGCGTTAATAATAATTAGAACTTTATACATTCCCGTGACGTGATTAGACAATTAGTGAGAATATGAGAAATCAGAAATAAACCCCAATTCATTTTCGACGCGTTTTGATTGCCAATACTGCGGCGACTGTGAGGGTCGAATTGAGTTGCAAATACCACGCTTAACCACTAGGACGATTGGTCGGTTTGTTGGATGTTGGGCAAGTCAATCTCGTGATCATGAGACGGACGATTTCTGACGGTTAAGCGATAAGTCAAAGTTTGAACTTGGGCTTGAAGCTGCTGATTTTCTCGTTGGAGTTGTTCAACTTTTTCTTTGACGGGTTTCATACGCTGGGAAAATTTTTGACGATAGAGCTCTGGTAAATCTTGTAACATTTTTTCCAATGTTTGATTTTTGTCCATCAAAGTCTTGATTTTACTTTGTAGGTGATAAATTTCTTGATCACGGGTAGAAATTTGCTTTTGATAAAATTGGACTTGTTCCTCAATCTCAGCAATTTGACTGTGTAAGTGTTCAAGTTGGGATTGATCAGATTCTGTATTAGATGGGAGAGAAGTCGCGTTTGAGTAGTCTTTTACCAACCGAAATAATTCGTGGGATAATTGATCGACAAGTTGATCCCGTAGTTGCAGTTCCCCTTGGAGGTGGGCAATTTC
The nucleotide sequence above comes from Cyanobacteria bacterium GSL.Bin1. Encoded proteins:
- a CDS encoding type II toxin-antitoxin system RelE/ParE family toxin, whose protein sequence is MNYGNPKKTILTYVKANGSAPFNDWLENLKNRKARAIVRTRINRLRLGNLGDCKSVGEGVSELRIKFGAGYRVYFGQEGNTIIILLSGGDKNSQDQNIKKAKQYWQDYKRRSND
- a CDS encoding putative addiction module antidote protein, translating into MTRTRSYKDDLLKALTNPIEAREYLNAALEDENPEVFLLALRDVVEANSTMSELEQATNRNRESLSKTLSEKGNPQLNNIRSILSNLGFKLTVDTKN
- a CDS encoding ATP-binding cassette domain-containing protein, which codes for MAKLQLQNLRKEYNSKTVPIKELSVDVDDGEFLTFVGPSGCGKSTTLRLIAGLEEPTKGQIVINGNTVNSVPPGERNVAMVFQSYALYPHMTVAENIASPLKIRKTPTSEIEQRINQVVQKLDLEESLLERKPGQLSGGQRQRVAVARALVREPEVFLLDEPLSNLDALLREQVRAELKQIFKSQNKPVVYVTHDQTEAMTLSTRIALLYDGVLQQLDTPYQIYNYPANSFVAGFMGSPQMNLITLNCKGQQAMFGNFGITLPGLTEIPSQIILGIRPEDVRLATDGDQHIVKGKVILVEDLGKEQLLTVEVEGAGEKQLRSLIPIDQTWDREEVELALPKHSLHWFDVERGNRLFF
- a CDS encoding ABC transporter permease subunit produces the protein MTIAQKQTATTTATSPKPKLPNRKIALVVGIIFVAVFCLAPALWQVLTSFKINEAIATVPNVYLPRLDQLTFDHYMNLFSRRPFLLYIFNSLFVAATATLIALVTGAPAAYALARLRIPGEKVLVAIVLIVTLFPYVLLFLGLFEVVKALNLGNNYLALIIPYAGKNLPLTILVLRTFFQQLPKDLEDSAKVDGYNTVQMLVRIVLPMTVPALVTTGILAFIFAWNEFIFALTFVTEESMKTIPVATAQIGGSSIFEIPYGPIAAATVAGTLPLVLLVLFFQRRIVQGLTAGAVKG
- a CDS encoding ABC transporter permease subunit; translated protein: MKLNSIRQRDQLTGWLLSLPALIILILVFAYPIGRAFWLSLFTENLGTQLEPIFTGLENYARMFGDGRFWNSIGNTTIFTFFSLLLELLLGIAVALVLDQKFRGRGILRTVGILPWALPTAVMGLAWAWIFNDQYGVVNDLLRGVGVIDSGITWLGDPTRAMFALILADVWKTTPFIAVILLAGLQAIPQDLYEAHSLDGANPVQNFFTITLPLIAPQMIIALLFRFAQAFGIFELVTVMTGGGPAGSTETVSLYIYDTVMRYLDFGYGAALIVITFLILIIAVAIAAFILSKTDVNVTGEQ
- a CDS encoding extracellular solute-binding protein, producing MFPIKNYLKSFFRFIQNRKKLQPLIIFLATVISIPLLVTVVKSQQPTNVKVLIQALEAAQLEPIVEDFNEENPDIRLEVVEAPNDTNQVEDLYTSAFLLGDSPYDLVYMDIVWTPKFAAAGWLKDLSNRVSQEELDEFLDGDVNGGRYEDGLYRMPFRSDAGMLYYRTDWLQEAGYEPPDTFAELIEISKALQEQDYTSWGYTWQGKQYEGLSAMFVEILEGFDAFWVNPDTLEVGLDQPKAIEAVNFLRNTIEEGVSPPGVTTYSEEPTRRLFQNGETAFLRNWPYVYGLASESEIAGQFTIKPMPHAAGSKSGACQGGWGMGIAQSTDHPDAAWRVVEYFSRAETQKKYALQTGYVPSRRDLFDDPELVEKYTYLPELLNVIENAVLRPPIAQYSQASDILQRYLSAAISGTMSAEAAMNAAARETRTLLKRSQ